In one window of Henckelia pumila isolate YLH828 chromosome 1, ASM3356847v2, whole genome shotgun sequence DNA:
- the LOC140860417 gene encoding uncharacterized protein has translation MESGSGPCNLSFLGFCKFKKQLVDEEDTQSKSDNEIEQPPCANTIDAWINYIHGVGQTFKGAGEFRNYLKNFSVVTRRSFMYVKNDSEKVIVICSEKSCGWRIYASKHKRDNIFAIKKCKLQHNCGENNLRSRGHPRADAYWIANVVKEKLRIEPSYRPCTMQMDLQRDFGVELEYRKVWKGKELAMHDIHGTDEGCYDRLRWYCDAVKKTNPGSVVECEIEPLTKKFRRLFICFHSCVVGFVSGCRPLIFLDGTHIKNNYKGCILVAVSKDANDDLFTIAYVIVDAENDANWDWFCYHLSRVFLYYQCIPFDEFTFFSDRHPSIIKAVNQVFVGSHHAYCLRHLVDNFVKQPSVGIVGLGRLVICW, from the exons ATGGAATCTGGaagtggtccttgcaatctttcGTTTTTGGGTTTCTGTAAATTCAAGAAGCAGTT GGTTGATGAGGAAGACACGCAGTCGAAGAGTGACAACGAGATTGAACAGCCCCCTTGCGCCAATACTATAGATGCCTGGATTAATTATATTCATGGTGTAGGACAAACATTCAAGGGTGCTGGTGAATTTAggaattatttgaaaaactttTCTGTTGTCACAAGACGTTCATTTATGTATGTAAAAAATGACAGCGAGAAGGTTATTGTGATTTGTAGTGAAAAGAGTTGCGGTTGGAGAATTTATGCTTCGAAACATAAAAGAGACAATATTTTTGCCATAAAAAAATGTAAACTGCAACATAATTGTGGTGAGAATAATCTACGTAGCAGAGGGCATCCTAGAGCCGATGCCTATTGGATAGCGAATgttgtgaaagaaaaattgaGAATAGAGCCCTCTTATCGTCCGTGTACAATGCAGATGGACTTGCaaagagattttggggtagAGTTAGAATACCGCAAAGTGTGGAAGGGTAAAGAGTTGGCGATGCATGATATTCATGGCACAGATGAAGGATGCTATGATAGATTAAGATGGTATTGTGATGCTGTTAAAAAGACTAATCCTGGTAGTGTTGTAGAGTGTGAGATTGAACCTTTGACTAAAAAATTCAGACGGTTGTTCATTTGTTTTCATTCATGTGTCGTCGGTTTTGTTAGTGGTTGTAGGCCATTGATATTTTTGGATGGTACTCATATAAAGAATAATTATAAAGGATGCATCTTAGTTGCTGTGTCGAAAGATGCGAACGATGATCTTTTCACAATTGCTTATGTCATAGTAGATGCGGAGAATGATGCGAACTGGGATTGGTTTTGTTATCATTTGAGTCGTGTGTTCCTTTACTATCAATGCATTCCATTCGACGAGTTCACATTTTTCTCGGACAGACATCCCAGTATCATCAAGGCAGTGAATCAAGTATTTGTTGGGAGTCACCATGCTTATTGTTTGAGACATTTAGTGGATAATTTTGTTAAGCAG CCGAGTGTTGGAATAGTTGGGTTAGGCCGGCTCGTCATCTgctggtag